The DNA sequence TGCTCCATCCGTCCGCTTGTTTCGTCGCTTGCATCCGCGACAGTCTTGTTTGATGCTCAATTGCTCATTCGTGAAAATTTACCACCTTTCTTGGTCAATGTGATGGTAATCCCTGTCTATTTTTCCTGGGACCGGTTTTTTTTATGGTAATCCCTGTCTCTTTAATCTGATGAACCTCTTGTGAGAAAGTGCTGTGGAATTTACCGCCTTTCTTTGGTCAATGTATGCGGTTACATCAGGCTAGTTATGAATCTGAAATTCCTGAACTCCGTTTCTTGCGGTTACATGCCTTCTTTCAGTTTATTGTGTTATTGGCTTGCTTAAATGTAGGTCATTGGGTATTGGCATAGGGGTTTGGATCTTCCTTGCAACAATTCGCAGCTCTGGACCCAGTTCCTAGGTTGTTCTGGCTCATTGCTGTACATGTGTGCGAGTGCGAGGCAGCTGCAGAGAATGTAATGTAGGTAGGTAAATCATAAGGATACATCTACATGGATCTGAGGTGGGGAGCTGTTTTTCTTAACTGTGAAGTACTAGTAGCTGTATATATGCTGATGCACAGCCGCAGAGGAAGGACTAAAATTAAGGAGTGGTGCAGCTGGGCTGACGAAAGGGGTAGTGCAATATAGCATTAGGTctgatttttttagaaaaggagCATTAGGTCTGATGTCTAGGCTTGAACACTTCGCAAGATAATTCAGCCCAAAATCAAGCATGTACTTGTGGCACTACTTGAATGTTGCGCTGTTGCTGCGGATAGTCATTGAACCAAATATTTACCCATTGTTGTAAAGGAAACTTGTTAATGATGGTCCAATTTTTATTTGCCCCCCCCCCCAAAGTTGCTTGATTTAGTATAAATTTTAACATATTCTACAATGATGCATTCTATTATACCCATAGATGTCAGAAACATATGCTGATAATATATACGTGGCTCAAAATATTGGCTGTTACACTACTAGTCATATTTTGATCCCAGAATTGTTACATATCATACTCATCTATGATGCATATGACTAAAATTTGCTTCTTTTCGTGTTACTTTATAGATTGATAAAGTGCAAGATACTTTCCTCCAATGGAAGCAGACACCTGAAAATACTGGAGAGTATGTGCATCTGACCAAAGAACTACTAACCAGCTGCGAAAGTATCCAGTGGCAGGTGCATGGAATTTTCTCACCATTTGTATTACTGTCATTATAATTTCCAATCCATGCTAGAAAGGACTCCGTATTAGAATTTTTCCTTTACATGCTTGCCACATCTCAAGGCAGTATCATTCACTCATGTAGTCCTGTTATGTTAAGTACCAGAATGGTTTTAGTAAATTATGATCtgcttcctttgtcatattgccATGGTCCATTACTCACTTGTTGCAACCTTTAATTTTACAACAAGGTGGATGAACTGGAGAAGGCAATTTCAGTTGCTCAGAGAGATCCAGCATACTACGGACTTAATGAGGCTGAAATTGGGAGAAGAAGGAGCTGGACTAGCACTGCACGTAACCAGGTATTTTTCACAGGATAGTTGTTTGTGATGGAAGCACATTTAAACCATAATTTCGTTGCAAGAACATTTCCAAGTATTACCGGGCATCTCATGTGGTTTTACATGACACAGGTTCTTGCTTTAAAGCGAAATGTTGAAGGTGGAAGACAGAAGAGTGTCTTTGGACGTTCAACCAATCCTTCTGAATCAATCAGATCCAAGAAGAATATTGTACAAGACAATGATGAATTCATTGCTTCAGAATCTGATCAGCAGATTCTCCTGATAAAGTAAttccttcaattttagcttgttTCCTAAGTGTTATGTTGTTCTAGTATCCAATCTACTAATCTAGCACCTTAAATGAACTAAACTTCTGATGCATGGAAGATGATGAATGCTAAACCTGATCCATGGATGAACTGAATGACACCTTTCATAATATCATTATGCTCTGATTTAATACTAGTTTTATGTACATCTTCAATAGGCGACAAGATGAGGAGTTGGATGCTCTTAGTGCTAGTGTACAGCGAATTGGAGGTGTAGGTCTCACTattcatgatgagcttgttgGGCAGGTATTTTCTTTTTGTATGTATAATAATTCCTGTGAACTCCATTCccatttcctttttttttacacATGAAGTGCATATTCTACTATTTTATGTCATCAAAATTTCATAGGCTTTCTCGAGCTGATATTTATGCTCCCTTTTGCACGTTCTACAGGAGAAGCTTCTGGGCGAGCTTAGCCTCGATATGGAAACTACTACAAATCGGCTTGACTTTGTGCAGGTGTGTTTTGTACTTTCTGCTCCAGCACAGTTTACTTTTCTTAGCAGACCTTGCCCTTTGCCCCCTCATTTTCCTTACAGTTCAACTTGCATATTATGAAATTTCATTTTTGCTGATGTATTACCAGTTACGATTACAAAGCTGGCAGAATATGTTTCAGTTCCATCTATTCCTCCCTTTTGTTTGTGCAGAAAAGAGTGGCTATGGTcatgaagaaagccagctgGAAAGGGCAGATCATGATGATCGCGTTCCTTGTTATTCTTTTCATCATTCTTTTCGTTTTGGTGTTTTTGACTTGAGATATGTGTGTGGCTTGTAATTTTGTAACTTGTTGAGTTCAGAACGGTATTGGAAGAGCAGAATCTCAGTCATTAATAACAGATCATACACGTGCAGTGTGCAGACACTGCATAAGCACATATTTGTAAGATCACATTCGATAGGTTTTTCCATGTAAAAGCTATTTTTTCCCAATGCTTGCCCTTGAACGCTAAAGAAATGGCATGTGAAGCTGAAGCTATTCTGCATCCTATATATGAAGAAAATTTTCTGTATCTTTTTCTTTTGAGAAGATGAGGCTTGCTGCCCAATTCAATTACAGCAATAATGGAAATACATGGTTCTGTTTTGGAAGGTTGATCAGCTGGCCAGCAAtgcttttctctcacaacaattcAGCATCAACCGCTTTTACGCCAGCCAAACGGTGTCTAGGATAAGAATACCACCTACTGTGCTACTTAACCTGATCGAAGAAGCCAATAGCCTAATCACATCAGCGATGCTATTTTCTGTCGCATCATTGCTTGAAATGCTAGTTGGTGGCAACTGAATcaacaaaaataattgcacaaaaaataaaaagaaaaaaaggcctTTTGGACATCATAATAAAGTAGAACGGTATCATTTGAAGTAGTAAAAACGAGAAATAgggactttttttttcttgagaaAGGAGAAATAGGGACATTTTTAAATAGAGGGAAATGATGTGTAAACGAAAACAGAGTACTGGGCCGAGCCCACAATACCTCAGCCCAGAAGGCCAGAACAACAGCCCATATTTCACAGGGGCATTTCAGTCCAGCATGAAACGAAACCCTCGCACCCGGCCCGGGACCCTCCTATATAACCTCTCCTAGGGTTTACCTGCACCCGGCTTCTCACTCACCCCCACCCGTCCcttcccgcgccgccgccgcccccccACAGGTGAGCGTAACGAATTCGCCGCCGGCGTAATCTCCTCCCGACTCGACTCGACTCCCCTTCCTCGCTGGCGGTGGCCATTTCGTCGCCGCGGAGGCGAGCCGCCCATGCTTAGCTCGCGGCGGATCTGATGGGTTTTGTTGTGACTTCCTGCAGgtaaggaggaggagcaggaggcgAGGATGTCTCACCGCAAGTTCGAGCACCCGAGGCACGGCTCCCTCGGCTTCCTCCCCAGGAAGCGGTCCTCCCGCCACCGCGGCAAGGGTACGCACGCATCTCTCACTCTCTCTTGGCCGATGGTTCCGTCGTTCGTGTTTCCCCGCGGTTTTCAGATTCGTTTGCGCGAGCCTACCGATTGATTGTGTAGTTCGTGTATCTTGAGGACTCTAGTTTGCTTTGACATGCATACATGGTGCTCTGATATGTTCTACTCTTCAGTTTGTATAACCGAAGGATTATATGTGTTACTTCTAGTTAAACAACTCATTCAGTGATGCTCCGCTTGTACTGCGTTTGTGGTATTGTTATTCGTCATGCAATAGTTTTCATAGGTTTGTCTTGCTTCAGTGAAAGATTGTCTTTTGCATATAAAGTGCAATCCAACACTGTCATCATGTATGATCTGAAAACGTGCTGTACAATTGATTTATGTAGCTGTGAATACTAAACTATGGTTTGTTTTGGTCATGCTGCACTATTGCTTTTTTACCTGTTTAGTATGATACGCACATTCCTTTGTCAGGTTTACTTAGTCCAGACAATCTGATACTAGTTTCCCTGTTTGTTTTTGCAGTGAAGTCATTCCCCAGGGATGACCCCAAGAAGGCTTGCCACCTCACCGCCTTCCTTGGCTACAAGGCTGGCATGACTCACATTGTGCGTGAGGTCGAGAAGCCTGGATCCAGTATGTCCACCCCCCTTCTGTTTTTTATTAATCAATTGATTTGACCACATTTTCCAGTTTTTGGtatctgaaaaaaaaatgaattgtAACATCCATGATTTCCAACTAGAAGTTTTAGCTTGTTATGTATTGAAAGCACTTAACTTTAGATGATGGACAACACAACTATTTCTTCACAGGCCCATATACTTACCAAAGACAtagttttttcttttgaataTCCACAAGTGCTTAAACTCCTGAATCTTGTCTACATGTATTGCTCCATGATCTTAACTGATCTGTCTATTTGTTCTTCAGAACTACACAAGAAGGAAACGTGTGAGGCTGTTACCATCATTGAAACCCCTCCTCTGGTCATTGTTGGGCTTGTGGCATATGTGAAGACTCCTCGCGGCCTCCGCACACTCAACACTGTTTGGGCTCAGCATCTTAGCGAAGAAGTTAGGAGAAGGTTCTACAAGAACTGGTGCAAGAGCAAGAAGAAGGCTTTCTCCAAGTATGCTCTCAAGTATGACAATGATGCTGGCAAGAAGGAAATTCAGCTGCAGCTTGAGAAGATGAAGAAATATG is a window from the Sorghum bicolor cultivar BTx623 chromosome 5, Sorghum_bicolor_NCBIv3, whole genome shotgun sequence genome containing:
- the LOC8073619 gene encoding 60S ribosomal protein L3 isoform X2, coding for MTPAQDPFYIVKDEIQDSIDKVQDTFLQWKQTPENTGEYVHLTKELLTSCESIQWQVDELEKAISVAQRDPAYYGLNEAEIGRRRSWTSTARNQVLALKRNVEGGRQKSVFGRSTNPSESIRSKKNIVQDNDEFIASESDQQILLIKRQDEELDALSASVQRIGGVGLTIHDELVGQEKLLGELSLDMETTTNRLDFVQKRVAMVMKKASWKGQIMMIAFLVILFIILFVLEQEARMSHRKFEHPRHGSLGFLPRKRSSRHRGKVKSFPRDDPKKACHLTAFLGYKAGMTHIVREVEKPGSKLHKKETCEAVTIIETPPLVIVGLVAYVKTPRGLRTLNTVWAQHLSEEVRRRFYKNWCKSKKKAFSKYALKYDNDAGKKEIQLQLEKMKKYASVVRVIAHTQIKKMKGLKQKKAHLMEIQVNGGTIADKVDYGYKFFEKEVPVDAVFQKDEMIDIIGVTKGKGYEGVVTRWGVTRLPRKTHRGLRKVACIGAWHPARVSYTVARAGQNGYHHRTEMNKKVYKIGKAGQETHDASTEFDRTEKDITPMGGFPHYGIVKGDYLMIKGCCVGPKKRVVTLRQSLLKQTSRLALEEIKLKFIDTSSKFGHGRFQTTEEKQRHYGKVKA